One Campylobacter sp. RM16189 genomic window, TCAGTTTCGCTTATAGCAAATTCATTGTGTCTAAATTTTATATCTACAAACACTAGACTGAACTTTTGTCAGCACTACATACAACTTACATTTATTTATACTAAACCATAATTTAAAAACAGAGCACCATCTATTTAAATTTATCATTACTTTAAACTACTATTATAATTGTTATTACTTTGCTTCTGCTCTCAACTGCAATCAGAAGCTACTTTAAGCGGAATTTATTTCCGCCGTTAAAAGTAGCTTAAGGATAAAAAGGACAAAAATGAGAGAAGTTGCCAAAGAGCTATATGTAGTAGGAAAAGACATTAGTGACACTTGTACAGCTTTAAGTATCACTCGGTGTTGGACTCATGTTTGATTTCGCGCTTCACTGGCTTGGTAAATTTAAAAATCAAAAGATACGTGGTCATAGCGTAAAAAGTATGCTAAAGATTTTTTTATTAGGTCTTTTTATCACTATGAGTGGATACGCAGTCTTTATTCTGGCTCCTCTTGAGTTATTAAGGCAAGTTGCGGTGTTTTCATTTTTTACACTGTTTGGAGCGTTTTTATTCACATATTTTTTGCTTGCCTTTATTGCTGGAAGGCAAAATTTTTTCACAGAGTATAGGATTTAGAAAAATTTTGAGATGGTTTCATGGTTTTTGCATTTTATTGTCAAAAAGAATAGGATTAAAATTTTTAATATTCTTATTTATTATCTTTTCTTTGTTTTTGATGATAAATTTTTCTAAAATAATTGTGAGTGATAATATTAGAGATTATTCTAATTCTCCGCAAAATTTGCTTGATGATTCCGTAAAAATCGCACATATAACAGGCACAAACGTCTCAAATTCAATGATAGTCGTTAGAGAGGACGAGGACATAATAGCTAAAGAAAGAGCTTTGATAAAAGAGCTTGAATATGCAAAATTGATTCAAGATTACTCGTCAATTTCAAAAATATTTTTAAGCAAAACGGAACAAGACAGTATAAAAGAGCTATTTAAAAAAGCTAAAACCGATAGTAAAATATCCGGTTTTTATCAAAATTTAGGCATTGATAAGGAGCTGTTAAAGACAGAATTTGAGAAGATTGTTAATTTTAATACACTAAGTATAGATGAAATTTTAAGTAGCGATTTAGCAAGAGAATTTAAAAAATTTATACTAGAGAATAAAAGCAGCGTAATATATGCCGATGGATTTATAAAAAATAATCAAAGCAGCGAGATTTTAGCTAAACATAATGCCTTTAGTGTTAATTTTGTAGATGCTCTAAATCAAAATTTTACCGAAGCAAAATACTCTGCGGTAATATTAAAGATAGCTGCATTTTGCTTAGCTTTTATGGTTTTATGGTTATTTTTTGGTTTTGCCAAAGCCTTTATTGTAATGAGCCTTATCGCTCTTGGTATACTTATAATTTTGTGCGCATTTATTATATTTGGTTTTCATATAAACATATTTGTCGGATTTGGGCTCATATTGGCAAGCGCTGTTGGAATTGATTATATGATATTTGCGATGAATCAAGATTTGATGAGCAACGAGCGTATTTTTGGGATTCTTACTGCATCGCTAACCAGCTTTATATCGTTCTTTATGCTCTTTTTTAGTTCGACAAACGCCATAAGTCTATTTGGACTCTGCGTTAGTTTAAGTATAGCTTTTTACGCATTGGTGGCTAGTATTTTAAGCGTGAAGATGGAGTCAAGACAGCCAAATAAGCTTGCGTAAATTTAGAAAAAATAAGTATAATCACGCATGTATCAGGGGAGCGTTAGCTGAGATTAGGCGCAGGCCTTAGACCCTTAAACCTGAAGCGGATAATGCCGACGTAGGAAGATGCGCTACTTCTGATGCAAATTTAACCCAAAAGAAAAAATATGCTAATAATAAACGGCAAAGACGAGAGTGCCTTCATCGGCAAAAGTGTCGATGAATTCGCTTGTCAAAAAGGATTCAATAAAGAGTATATGGCTGTGGAAATCAATGGTGAGATTTTGCCGAGGGATAAATTTGACTCTAAATTCAATGACGGGGATAGAGTCGAGATAGTTTGCTTTGTAGGTGGTGGATGATGGATATTAATGATGATTTTTTAGAGCTTGGTGGGCATAAATTTAGCTCTCGTTTTATCTTAGGCTCAGGCAAGTTTTCTCTATCTTTGCTTGAAGCTGCGATAAAGGACGCAAAAGCTCAGATAGTTACGCTCGCACTTCGCAGAGTAAATGAGGGCGGAAGCGAAAATATACTTGATTTTATCCCAAAGGATATCACTATCCTGCCAAACACCTCAGGAGCCAGAAACGCCGATGAAGCCGTGCGTATCGCAAAACTTGCGCGCGAGCTTGGTTGTGGCGACTTCGTTAAGGTCGAGTGCATAAAAGATAGCAGATATCTGCTGCCTGATAACTATGAGACGATAAAAGCAACGGAGAAGCTTGCGAATTTGGGCTTTATCGTGATGCCTTACATGTATCCTGATCTAAACGTAGCGCGCGATCTTGTAAATGCAGGTGCTGCTTGCGTGATGCCTCTTGGCGCGCCTATTGGCACGAACAAAGGGCTTACCACTCGCGAGTTTATAAAAATTTTAATAGACGAGATAGATCTGCCTGTAATAGTTGATGCGGGCATCGGAAGCCCTTCTCAGGCGTGCGAGGCGATGCAGATGGGTTGTGCTGCCGTGATGGCAAATACTGCCATAGCAACTTCGGGTGATGTGCGTGCTATGGCAAAAGCTTTTGCGCTATCTATTGAAGCGGGTAGACTAGCCTATCTAGCCGGGCTTGGCGAGGTGAGCGAAATAGCAAGAGCATCTAGTCCGCTGAGCGGATTTTTGGAGTAGGATGTGAAAAATTTTGACGTGATGAGCTATATGGAGGGCATGCAGCGCATAGACGAAAGCCTAATGAAGCGCGTTTTAAGCCTTAGAGAGAGTTACGAATACGAGCGCTACGGCAAAGCTGATGTGGCAAGAGCGCTAAAGATACAGCGAGTGGATATAGAGGGCTTGCGTGCGCTTTTAAGCCCCGCGGCAGGCGACTTTCTAGAAGAGATGGCGGCTCGCTCGAAAAGCGAGATGAAGAGGTATTTTGGTAACAGTATCGAGCTTTTTACTCCGCTTTATATCTCAAATTTTTGCGATAGCAACTGCGTTTATTGCGGATTTAGCTCGCATAACAAAATTTCGCGCCTAAGGCTAAAGATAGATGAGGTAAAAACGGAGCTTGAAAATATCGCAAAAAGCGGGCTTAAAGATGTGCTGATACTTACTGGCGAGAGCGCTAAGAAGCGTGATTTAGGCTATATAGGTGAGGCCTGCAAAGAGGCTTCAAAGCTTTTTAGCAACGTTGGAGTTGAAATTTACCCGCTAAATTCTGATGAATACGCCTACTTGCACGAGTGTGGCGTGGATTATGTGATAGTGTTTCAAGAGACATATAGCCCCGAAAAATACGCCCAGGTTCATATCGGCGGGCAGAAGATGAGCTTTGCTTATCGCTTCAACGCTCAAGAAAGAGCGCTTATGGGCGGCATGAGAAGCGTTGGGTTTGCGGCTTTGCTTGGGCTTGATGACTTTAGAAAAGACGCCTTTGCAACGGCGATTCATGCAAATTTGATCCAACAAAAATATCCGCACGCAGAAATCGCGATATCCTGTCCTAGATTAAGACCTGCTAAAAATAAAAGCGAGGTAAACGCGGGCAAAGTTGATGAAAGAAGCCTTTTTCAAGCGATTTGCGCTTATAGAATTTTTCTTCCTTTTGCTAATATAACGATCTCAACGCGCGAGAGTGCGAAATTTAGAAACGGGATCATAAAGGTAGCCGCAAGTAAAATTTCAGCAGGCGTTAGCGTAGGAGTCGGCACTCACTCCGATACCGGCAAAAAGGGCGACGAGCAGTTTGAGATAGACGATACTCGCGGTGTGGATGAAATTTATACCGATATCCGCGCGCTTAATCTGCAGCCCGTGATGAGCAATCACATCTATGTTTGAGCTTATTTGCGTTACAAATCGCCATTTAAGCAGGGATTTTTTAGGCGATTTATCGCGTATAGTTAGCGAAAAAAAGCCAAATGCTGTTATCTTAAGAGAAAAGGACTTAAGCGAGTGCGAATATGAAAATTTAGCTTTAGAAGTGCTAAAAATAACTAGAAATTCTAAGACTAAGCTCATTTTGCATACACATTTAGATGCCGCTTTAAGGCTTGGAGTTAAAAATTTACACTTTCCTTTTGGTGAATTTGTGAAATTTAATGAGCTTAAAACTAAACGAGATCTAGTTAAAAGCGCAAATTTAACTATCGGAGTTTCGGTTCACTCTCTTGACGAAGCTATTATGGCGCAAAATTTAGGCGCAAATTATGTAGTGGCAGGACATATCTTTAAGACTAAGAGCCATGAAAGCGAACCTCCTAAAGGACTTGAGTTTTTAAAAGAAGTTTGTGCAAATTTAAACATCAAGACATACGCTATCGGTGGGATAAATGCTAAAAATTTAAGCCAGATAAAAGACACCGGAGCTAGCGGAGCTTGCATGATGAGGGAGTTTTTGAAATTTGATTAAGGCTAGCTGGAAGCTGGATTTAAGGCTAATTTATTATCATTTTAAAATTTTTATGAAGGATAATCGGTGAATAAACTTATTTTTGTGACGTTGCTTTGGGCTTTTAGTTTTAGTTTGATAGGCGAGTTTTTAGCAGGCAGGGTTGATAGCTACTTTGCGGCATTTTCGCGCGTTGTTTTGGCACTTCTTGTCTTCTTGCCGTTTATGAAATTTCAGGCGAAAAACACCGCCATATACGCCAAGATCGCACTCGTAGGCGCAGTTCAAATCGGGGCTATGTATATGTTTTACTACAACTCGTTTTTGTATCTAAGTGTGCCTGAAGTAGCGCTTTTTACGATATTTACACCCTTTTACGTAAGCGTGGTTTATGATCTTTTTGCCAAACGCTTGCGCCCGCTTTATCTGCTTAGCGTTGCGGTTGCGGTTTTTGGTGCTTTTATCATCAAATACGGTGGTGTAAATAGCAATTTCTGGCTTGGATTTTTGCTGGTTCAAGGCGCAAATTTATGCTTTGGTGTCGGACAGAGTGCGTATAAATTTTTGCTTGAAAGCAAGGGATTTAGCGAACAAAAGGGGCTTTTTGGCTGGTTTTTTGTAGGCGCTTCCGCGGTAACCGGCGTAGCGTTTGGTGTATTTGGAAATTTCGAGAAAATTTCACTTGATATGACGCAGTCTTTAGTGCTTCTTTGGCTTGGTATCGGCGCTAGCGGGCTTGGATACTTTATGTGGAACAAAGGTGCATGCGAGGTTGATAGCGGTACTTTAGCGATCATGAATAACGCACTCATACCTGCTGCGATCATCGTAAATTTGGTATTTTGGCATAAAGACGCAGACCTTGCGCGCCTTATCATCGGCGGAGTTGTTATATACATCTCACTTTTAGTACATAATAAAATAATAGCTTATTATGAAAAGAAGCAGTTGTTATAAACAAGGATTTTTAATCAGTATATATGATGCCCGAGGTCAAAATCTATTAAAATGCCTTCAAAACTCTATATTTTGATACTTTCAAAAAAACTTGAACACGATAATATCAAAAAATAATAAAGAAGTCAACTGTAGTATATCTATTATTTTTAAGAGACCCCTAAATTCAATCATATAATCAAGAGTGTAAAACAAAACCTCTTTTTATAGTAACCATATCCTGTATTGTCGTGATGCAAATTATAAATTAAATCCTTTTCGCTCTTTATTAATGCACCCCATAATCCGTTCTTTCGAATGTAAAGCTCTTTTTGGCTCATACTTTTTGCAGGATGAAAAAAATTAACTGCTTGGCTACTTTCGCCTGAGCTAATCGATCTTTTTTCATTATCTTCGCTACTCCTTTTGCTTGACTTCTGTTTGCACTTTTGACTTCCTTTTGTGTGAAATTTAAGCTACCGATACTCTCGGTTTGGATTATAGCTGATGCTACTGCCAAGTTTGTGGGCTATTGTAGCTAATATGCTTCAAAAGTCGTCAAGCTCGATGTGCTCTATATTAAAAGTATCAATAAATACTATGAAAGGTTCAGATAATGAAGTTGAAGTATGTATCATAAGTAAAGTATTAAAAAATGTGATTTAAAACCCACCTAAAAGGCTTTTAAAAACTTGTAAAAGGTAATGTAAAATTTTGTAAAATAATGTAAAATGAATTTTAGGCAGTTTGATTTTAAACAAAATAGTTCTTAGTCTCTAAAATTACGCACTTTTATGAAATTTTCTATCGCTTTGAATTCCTGCAAAACTTTTCAGATGAGATTGAAATCAAACTTATATACGAGCTTGAAGAGATACTAAGAGAGCTTAAGATGCCTGAAACTTATCAAAAATAATAAAATTTATTTTATGTTTTAATAAGATAATATAGGTTATTATTCACCCTAAAGGTGAATAATAAAAGGGCTATTTTGGAAATACGCTTTAAAACAAAAAAACTACAAAAACAATACGAACAATCAAAAGAGGCAATTAAAGCGTATGGTATAGACGTAGCAATGCGTTATGTTACGAGAGTGAATATTATAAAAAGTGCGAAATGTTTTGAAGATTTATGTTTAATAGTACCGCTTAGATTTCATCAACTAACAGGAAATAGAGAGGGGCAGTATCCCATTTATTTAAATGGATTTTATAGGCTGATTATTACTAATGATGGCGATGGTAATGTAGATATAGCCAAAATAGAGGAAGTGAGTAAGCATTATGGCGACTAATAATTACATATCAGATTTGGCAATACACCCGGGAGAGTTTTTGAGTGAAATAATAGAAGATATGGGGATGACACAACTAGAGTTATCTCAAAGGTTAGGCAGACCGACACAAACTATAAATGAAATCATTAAAGGCAAAAAATCAATAACTCCGGATACAGCTGTTGAGCTTGAAAACGTATTAAAAATACCGTCTCATATTTGGCTAGGGCTAGAGAGTGAATACCAAATGGTTTTAGCAAAGCAAAAAGAGCAAAAACAAATGGAGGAAGAAACTAACCTTGTTAAAAATTTTCCTTATTCAGACTTAGCAGGCAGTGGTTTTGTTAAGGGCACAAAGAATATGATTGAGAGAGTTGCCGAGCTAAAAAACTTTTTTGCTGTTTCAAGACTATCGGCAATAAACGGTATAAGCACATATAATCCAGCTTTTAGAGTTTCAAAAGATCATTCAAATATCTCTCCTGAAGCAATTGCTTCTTGGATGCAAGCTAGCACAATAAAAGCTAAAGAAATAAAAACAGAGCCATTTGATAAGAAAAAACTAAAGGACAGCTTGCCTCAAATAAAAGGGATTATGGCTAAAGAGGATATTAATAAGGCTTTGTCTTTAATTAAGGATATATTAGCATCTTCCGGGATTGCTTTTGTATGGCTTCCTAATTTTCAAAAAACAAAAATACATGGAGCCACATTTTGGGTTGATGATGGTAAAAAAGCAATATTATCCATGACTCTAAGAGGAAGTTATAGTGATATTTTTTGGTTTAGCTTTTTCCATGAAGTTGGGCATATTTTATTGCATAAAAAAAGAGATATTTTCTTAGAAAATGATGTTGATGATACAAAGCAAGAAGAGGAAGCCAATGAGTTTTCTAGCGATTTTCTAATCCCAAAAAAAGAATATGCAATTTTTTTAAAAGAACAGGATTTTTCTGCTGACAACATTAAGAAATTTGCAAAACATATAGATGTTTTACCATCTGTTGTAGTAGGAAGACTAATGTATGATAAAATCATAGAGTTTGGAGATTATAGACTTAACAAACTCAGAGATAGATATACTTGGGCTAGCAAATTAAACTAGCCCAAGTATTAAATGCTAGCTAGCTTTAAATTTGCTGCATCGGTTAAAAATTTAGAGCGATTTGAGCTTACGCGATCGATTGCCTCTAAAACGGATTTAGGCATAGTTAAATTTATGCGCACTTTTACATCTTCTTTTATAGGCTCATATATGCTTTCTCCGTTTTTTAAAGCGCCCTCCACATAGCACGCAAAAGCCTCTTTAAGCTCTTTTATCGCCTCCGCTTCACTATCTCCCCAGCCCGCCATTAGGTTATTTTTAGTAAGCCCTAAATCGGCATATTGCGCGTAATAGTCGCCATCATCAAGTCTTTTAACTGTTATGGTATAAGGCAAGTTTAGATAGTATTCAAGGTCTTTTTTCATTTTTTAGCTCCTATTTTTTCTAAAACAGCAAGAGTATAAACCTCTTTTATAGGCTTATGCCTAGGGATTATTATGCTATCTTTGTCTTTTTTAAATTTATGGTGCGAGCCTCTTGCGTGCTCTAATTCCCAGCCGAAATTTATTAAAATTCTTTGCAAATCTTCAAAGCTTGCATTTTTTGGATTATTTGCTAGTTTTGATATAAGTTTATCCAAGCTTCCCATTTAATTTCCTTATTTATACACATAAATATACACACTTATTAATTAAAACAAGATAAAACCCGCGCCGTTATTTCACTTTAAAGCTCCGACAGCTAGGCTTAATATGCTATTAGTAACCGATTTTATAGCCTCTTCGCTTGAAATGGATACCGCCTTTTTAAGTTTAGTTAGTATCGTTTCGCTCTCTTTTAAATTTGAAGGAGTTTGATTAAGCACTATAAGCCCTTTAGCCGTTAAGATAGCGTTAAGCACGCTCTTATCTCCGCCGTATCGCTCCAAGCTTATATAATCGTTTTTGCGTAACCACTCTATATTTTCTGTGCCTTTTAAGATAGCATTTCCAAAATAGTAAATGGCCATACTGTAGTCGTTTAATGCCACTTTATCTACTTTATGACTACGCCCACTCTGCTACAAAAGACTCACAATATATAGGATTTTAGTATGTGAGATATAAATTCAGTGAACTTACTTTTACCGCCTGAATAATGTAGAGATGATTGAATATACAAATAAATCCTTTTATTGGTTATATAAAATATGCCAAAATTTCGTTCCCTCTTTAGCATTTTTTTTAAAAATAAATTTAAAAACTTAAAACAACTTTCACAATCCTTTAAAAATTTATGAAAAATCAATAGTTTAGAACAATTAACTAATAAATACCAAGGCAGTGAGTATGACGACCAGTATAGTATTTAAAAAATAGAAACTAGCTTCAGCATCCCCAAAGTCAAAATCAGGCATCATTCTCAAGAGCGGAGATTTAAATCCACTAGAGATTAACTAAAGAACAACAAGGATATTTAAAAATGGATTCTCGTGGAGTTAAGCTAGTACTAGACAAGGAAAAGATACTTAGAGAGGGTGTCTATGACTGGGATGAAATACAAGAGGCGATAGAAGAAAAAGCGGAAGAATTTAATTTTAGAACATTTGACAACATAATTTATAGATTAATTGATAGTCCGCGAGCTCTAGCGGATATGGCACTCTTTGTATATCACTTCTTGTTTAATTTTAAAGCCGTTACCGACAACGTAAAAGAATTTATATGGCTAACCAGTGTAGACAAAGATTTCGACTTAACCTTACTTCTAATGAAACAAGGAAAAATACCTAAAACCGAAAAATACTACGAATACGAGAATAGAATCAAAAAAGAGATAGAGTTCGATAAATTCGTAGAAAATAACTATACCGCCAGACGAGGAGTAAAGCTTATTCTAGACGAAAAAAAGATAGAACAAGAGGGTATCTATGATTTAGAAGGGATTTATAAAGAAATTGATCAAAAAGCCATAGAGCTTAATTTTAAACCCTTTGACGGAGAAACTTATTGGCTTAAGGATAGCCCTCGAGCCTTAGCAGATATGGCACTATTCGTATATCACTTCTTATTCAATCTTAAAGCAGTTACAGATAATGTTAAAGAATTTGTCTGGCTAACTAGCGAGGATGGAGATTTTGATCTGACACTGCTTTTAATGAAGCATGGAAAAATGCCTAAGACGGAGAAGTACTATGAGTATATCCGAAAATAAAAATGAAGTAGAAGAACCTAAATACAATGCCAAGCGCGGAGTAAGGCTTGTTTTAGATGAAGAAAGATTGGTTAAGGAAGGCATTTACGATTTAGTTAAAGTAAAGAAGGTCATAAAGAATAAAGCGGAAGAGCTTGATTTTAAGACTTTCGATGGTGAAAACTATTGGCTTAAAGATGGTCCTGATGCTTTAGTTAATATGGGCAGATTCGTGTATCGTTTTCTATTTAGCTCTAAAGCGATAACGGATTACGTAAAAGAGTTTATTTGGATGACTAGTGAGGATAAAGATTTCGACTTAACCTTACTTCTAATGAAGCAAGGAAAGATACCTAAAACCGAAAAATACTACGAATACGAGAATAGAATCAAAAAAGAGATAGAAAACGACTCACTTTTTCAAAATAAGAGAGGCAAAAAGAGGAAATAGTTATCTCTTTTTTCTCTTTTTACTATTAACTAAAATTGCAATACGCAGAGTAAGGTTAATCCTTGATTAGAAAAATCAAAGCAGAGGGATAATGCTAGGTAGATGAGATTTATGATACCGATAAAGCCTTTTATAGAATGGCAAGGCTAGTATATGGTTTCATTTTTAAAAGAAAACCTATAATGCACAACATAATCGAATTTATATGTATAGGTAGTATGGACTAAGACAGAGTTCTAAATATGGCTCTTATGGATTAAAACATCTTCCCTAAAAATAAAAAACACTACGAGAATCTGCGAAAAGTAGCCAAAAGCGTAAATAATTCGAGACGAGATGAGGCGTATAAATCAGTTCTTGATGGAAGAATTTTTATAAAAAAAGAGATATGACCTTAATTATTTGTATTAGTAAATTTCTGGCACTGCCAAGAAATTCAAATAAATACGCTTATATCTTTAGTGGCAAATGTCTTAGCGAATAATAGAAAATAGTATAAAGCCGTTAATTCAAATGCTGCATAGCAAATAAACACCCAAGGTTTAGCTTTGGGTGTTTATTTTTTTAACTTAACATTGCAAAAAAGATTATTAATCTATTTAATCAAATTTTTATATTATAATATATATACTTTTAGAAATATATATTAAAGGAAAGCCAATGCAAACAGCAAAGATTTTTAAAAGCGGTGGGTCTATGGCTATACGTATACCAAAGTCAATAAATTTAGAGGGCATTAAAGAGTTTATTATTACCCAAACACAAAAGGAAATTACTTTAACACCAGTATTAAAACAAGATGAGTGGAGTGGACTTCTTAAGACTCTTAAAAGCATTAAAGAGAGTAATCTTAAGTTAAAGATACCGGAGCGATTAGAACCACAAGAGCGAGAGTGGGGATTTAAATAATGTTTTTATTAGATACCAATATTTGCAGCTATCTTATATCTCAAACAGAGCCTTATTTTAAAAACATCCTAGATAATCTTTTAAAGCAAGACAGATCAAAAGTTTTTATCTCATCTTTAAGCGTAGCCGAGATGCTTTACGGAGTAAAAAACTCAACCTACAAAGAGCAAAATTTAGCCCTTGTTAATGAGTTCATTGGTCATTTTAATATAGTGGATTTTAATTATGAGAGTGCCAAAATTTATGCAAAAGTTCGCAAACAAGCAAAGGATAAAAACAGAAAAGTCGGCGAGATAGATATGCAAATAGCCTCAATTGCAATAGCTAACAACCTAACTCTTGTTACAAATAATGAAAAAGACTTTAACTATATAGATTTTATAACTATTGAAAATTGGAGCAGGTAGATAACTAACTTTACAGTAGCCC contains:
- the thiS gene encoding sulfur carrier protein ThiS, giving the protein MLIINGKDESAFIGKSVDEFACQKGFNKEYMAVEINGEILPRDKFDSKFNDGDRVEIVCFVGGG
- a CDS encoding thiazole synthase, yielding MMDINDDFLELGGHKFSSRFILGSGKFSLSLLEAAIKDAKAQIVTLALRRVNEGGSENILDFIPKDITILPNTSGARNADEAVRIAKLARELGCGDFVKVECIKDSRYLLPDNYETIKATEKLANLGFIVMPYMYPDLNVARDLVNAGAACVMPLGAPIGTNKGLTTREFIKILIDEIDLPVIVDAGIGSPSQACEAMQMGCAAVMANTAIATSGDVRAMAKAFALSIEAGRLAYLAGLGEVSEIARASSPLSGFLE
- the thiH gene encoding 2-iminoacetate synthase ThiH: MQRIDESLMKRVLSLRESYEYERYGKADVARALKIQRVDIEGLRALLSPAAGDFLEEMAARSKSEMKRYFGNSIELFTPLYISNFCDSNCVYCGFSSHNKISRLRLKIDEVKTELENIAKSGLKDVLILTGESAKKRDLGYIGEACKEASKLFSNVGVEIYPLNSDEYAYLHECGVDYVIVFQETYSPEKYAQVHIGGQKMSFAYRFNAQERALMGGMRSVGFAALLGLDDFRKDAFATAIHANLIQQKYPHAEIAISCPRLRPAKNKSEVNAGKVDERSLFQAICAYRIFLPFANITISTRESAKFRNGIIKVAASKISAGVSVGVGTHSDTGKKGDEQFEIDDTRGVDEIYTDIRALNLQPVMSNHIYV
- a CDS encoding thiamine phosphate synthase, which codes for MFELICVTNRHLSRDFLGDLSRIVSEKKPNAVILREKDLSECEYENLALEVLKITRNSKTKLILHTHLDAALRLGVKNLHFPFGEFVKFNELKTKRDLVKSANLTIGVSVHSLDEAIMAQNLGANYVVAGHIFKTKSHESEPPKGLEFLKEVCANLNIKTYAIGGINAKNLSQIKDTGASGACMMREFLKFD
- a CDS encoding EamA family transporter, with the protein product MNKLIFVTLLWAFSFSLIGEFLAGRVDSYFAAFSRVVLALLVFLPFMKFQAKNTAIYAKIALVGAVQIGAMYMFYYNSFLYLSVPEVALFTIFTPFYVSVVYDLFAKRLRPLYLLSVAVAVFGAFIIKYGGVNSNFWLGFLLVQGANLCFGVGQSAYKFLLESKGFSEQKGLFGWFFVGASAVTGVAFGVFGNFEKISLDMTQSLVLLWLGIGASGLGYFMWNKGACEVDSGTLAIMNNALIPAAIIVNLVFWHKDADLARLIIGGVVIYISLLVHNKIIAYYEKKQLL
- a CDS encoding type II toxin-antitoxin system RelE/ParE family toxin; its protein translation is MEIRFKTKKLQKQYEQSKEAIKAYGIDVAMRYVTRVNIIKSAKCFEDLCLIVPLRFHQLTGNREGQYPIYLNGFYRLIITNDGDGNVDIAKIEEVSKHYGD
- a CDS encoding HigA family addiction module antitoxin, whose protein sequence is MATNNYISDLAIHPGEFLSEIIEDMGMTQLELSQRLGRPTQTINEIIKGKKSITPDTAVELENVLKIPSHIWLGLESEYQMVLAKQKEQKQMEEETNLVKNFPYSDLAGSGFVKGTKNMIERVAELKNFFAVSRLSAINGISTYNPAFRVSKDHSNISPEAIASWMQASTIKAKEIKTEPFDKKKLKDSLPQIKGIMAKEDINKALSLIKDILASSGIAFVWLPNFQKTKIHGATFWVDDGKKAILSMTLRGSYSDIFWFSFFHEVGHILLHKKRDIFLENDVDDTKQEEEANEFSSDFLIPKKEYAIFLKEQDFSADNIKKFAKHIDVLPSVVVGRLMYDKIIEFGDYRLNKLRDRYTWASKLN
- a CDS encoding type II toxin-antitoxin system HicB family antitoxin; amino-acid sequence: MKKDLEYYLNLPYTITVKRLDDGDYYAQYADLGLTKNNLMAGWGDSEAEAIKELKEAFACYVEGALKNGESIYEPIKEDVKVRINLTMPKSVLEAIDRVSSNRSKFLTDAANLKLASI
- a CDS encoding type II toxin-antitoxin system HicA family toxin produces the protein MGSLDKLISKLANNPKNASFEDLQRILINFGWELEHARGSHHKFKKDKDSIIIPRHKPIKEVYTLAVLEKIGAKK
- a CDS encoding type II toxin-antitoxin system VapC family toxin, whose amino-acid sequence is MFLLDTNICSYLISQTEPYFKNILDNLLKQDRSKVFISSLSVAEMLYGVKNSTYKEQNLALVNEFIGHFNIVDFNYESAKIYAKVRKQAKDKNRKVGEIDMQIASIAIANNLTLVTNNEKDFNYIDFITIENWSR